Genomic DNA from Phyllostomus discolor isolate MPI-MPIP mPhyDis1 chromosome 12, mPhyDis1.pri.v3, whole genome shotgun sequence:
TTAGTGGCTGAGCACAGCGGTGTTGGCTGTAGACACGGAGAGTACAGCAGATCGCTCCTGTCCCTTTTCATCTTGCACAATTGTCAGCTCACACTGGGTGGGCAGCAGCCTTCTATcacttcctcccagccccttACAACTTCCATTCCACCCACTGAATTTGGCTGTTGTCGATTCCTCGCATGAGTGGGGTCATGCGCATTTGTCCCTCTGTAGCTGGCTTGTTCCACTCGGCCTGGTGTGCTCACGCTTCCTTGTGTTGCAACATGTGGCAGGACTTTGTTTTTCATGGCCGAATAATATTCCGCCATGTGCACCACATTCTGTTCGTTCATTTGTTCTGTTGGTGGACATTAGGTTGTTTCCACCGCTTGGCCATTGTGAGCAGTGTGCTGTGAACACAGGTGTGCAGGTGTCTCTTCAGGACCCCAACTTCAGTTCtggataaatacacagaagtgggattgttTGTCATTCTGTTGCtgattttttgaggtatctccacagtGTTTTCCGTAGTGACTGCACCTTTTTATGTTCAAGGGACAATGCAAAGGGTTCcggtttctccatatcctcaccaacatttgttttatatatataaaaacaagaagcctttttttttaatgtatatcataatgggtgtgaggtgataactcattgaggtaattatttacattttcctgatgattgctgacattgagcatcttgtcatggacattgtttttggtcttttttggagaaatgtctgttcactTTGTCCAtcttttaaattgggttttttgtttttttgctcttGAGCTAGTTGTAGGGTCTCTCTGACTTGACCTCTCAAACCTCTATTCGCCTGTCTGAGGAACTCACGTTTCCCGCCACTCCTCAGCCTCGTCCTCTGCCCTCCTGTTCCCGTCTCACCAGCCTGCTCCTCCCACCGTTCTCTCGGTTTCTAAAATGTGCTCAGACCCAACTTAGACTCATCCTTAACAACCCAGGTCAAGCCAGAATTCTGCATGAGTCCTCCCTGACCACCCAGCCAGAATGGCTCTCCCTCTGCTGACATCTCTAGTTCTTCTTGACTCttgcttttgagaaattggcAGAGCCTGCTGCCTTGCTTTGAGACGGGTATGACACATGCATATTTTATGTTCACTGACCTTCAACACCTCTCCTCTCCAGGACCTTGCAAACCACCTGCCACACTCTAAGGAGGCAAGAAGCCTGGGAAAAGGTTGGAGCTGCACTGTTGGCCTGTGTGTGctctgcagcagaaagaggaCGAGGAGGGAGCAGAGTCTTGAGTGCACAGCCACTGTTCGTCCCAAGGGAGAAAGATGAGCAGGACAGGGACAGTGAGGAAAGGGAAAGGCCGGTGACCAGGGCCTTTTGGCAGGGTGGGATTGGAACAGACGGCAGGTTTACACGAGAAGGTCATGACTGTGACCTGGGATGCGCTCTGCTTGGCTTTGGCAGGCAGGGGTGGACAAGTGTGTGCTGGGAGCCGGAGAGAAGGTGAGTTCCCTCACAGCGCCGCGGGCGGTCGGAGCAGCTGCCGCGAGCAGGGGCACTCTGCTTGGAACAGACTCCGTGGCTTCCAGCCTGCGTGTCCTTGCCAGCCACGCTGCAGGAATGGTGCGTCCAGAACGGCCTGTAGGAGGCCAAAGCCCAGCACAGGGAGGCCGGACGGCAGGCCCTGGGTTGGATGTGTGACGTGGAACTTGAGTTCCGTCATGCTgcctgccagaggctgggggaccATTTTCAGGGCCTCCCACATCCACAGAGGTTCTCCACCTCGTGACCTTCATTGCTCTTGTCATGTGACACCCCCACACCTCTCGTAGGTCAGGGTTTTACAGCCTCCAAAACCCTCCCTTCCGCCTCACCCCAGCAGCCTGCTGGGTCCTGATGATGCCATGGCCAGTTCTGGTCCCTGGGTCCCCTGAGGGCATCTAGTAGAGGACCAGTTATGGGGCCTCAACCTTGTACTTTTGGAATGTCCCTGAGTAGAGCAAAGCCCGCCCTCATGTGACAGCCTGGCCTCGCCTCCCCAGGGGGAGGGAAAGTGAAAGCAGTTGGCTCCATCCCCTCACAAGCTGCCCCTGTTCCCGCTGCCTGAGGGAAAACTCTGGCCCATCTGGCTGCTTCCTGACCCTTTCCCACTCCTCCAGTTGTCATGGTCCTAGGGCCTAGGAGCCCCGGCCTGGCAGGTGTGTAGAGGCACCTGGATgcttaaagaaaggaagaaataagttttTTAGGTTCTGTCTCTGGAGCACCTCTTGAGCTAGGTGTGGTTGGGCTAGAATCTGACGTTTTTGTACATATTTCCATGGAGAAGTGGAGAGGCAGATGATAGGCTTACTGAGTAGcaaatcatttttactttttccttggCCATACCCTGTGCTTTTTGGATTTTCCAGACTGGCATGCGTTGTCTTAGAATTCAGGGGAGGAATAGATGTCATTAAAAGCGAGAGCCAGATTTGAGAGTGGCCAGTCTCTTTCAGAAACCGTTCAcctttgtgcctgtgttcctctgcTCCACAGGGGGACTGGACCTCATCATCATGCCGGGTCTCGGGTTCGACAAGCAAGGCAACCGGCTAGGACGGGGCAAGGGCTACTACGACACCTACCTGAAGCGCTGTGCGCAGCAGCACACGAAGCCCTACACCATGGCCTTGGCTTTCAAGGAGCAGATCTGCCTGCAGGTCCCAGTGGATGACCATGACGTGAAGGTAGACGAAGTCCTCTATGAAGACGCCTCGGCACCCTGAGTCCTGCCAGCTGCAGCCAGGTGACCAGAGCTGTGCGCCGAAGAGGCGGCGCACTGCGGACCGTGTGATCTCCCTTGTCAGAAGTTAGCTGAAGCTGCACACTGTCGGGAATACGGGCTACGCTCTTTCCAGTGTAATTGTAAAATACCTAATGTAAAgccatctttaaaaattaatacacttGTGAACAGTAGAACATTAATTAAAATGGAGGCTATCACCATAGGATTTGAGCTTAATTTCCTGGTGTGACCATGACAGGTTGATCTTTCTGCTTTTCAgtttaagttaaatatttatgAGGAACTGCTCTGGCTCAGAGTGAGAGGAAGGTGGACCATCTGGAGGGGACGCTCTGTCATTGAGGCCTTCCACGGGCCTGCTCAGCCTGGCAGCGAGTGGAGGTTCCACGATGATTCACTGATCTGTGGTGGTTTCTTCACGTGCAAAAAGCTCCCCAAGAATATTACTTCCTGCACTTCGGTAGATACCTGGACATAGAGTGATTGAGAATTTTTTTTGGATGAGTTAGTTGAATACAGggtatttttacttaaaacatggaTCCATATCCTTCGCACAATAGcgtgtgatttgatgttttatgCACAAAAGTGAAAACACCTTAAAAGCGTTAGTTGACCTAATACTGGATTTTCATAACACAGTGCAGACAGAAACGAGGGAGCAGCTTCTGTTACTGTGCCGGTTAGAGATCTGCTGTGCACCTTCCACCTGAGGGTCACGGGAGACGTCGGTACATCTGACAGACACGGGTCCGACCTGGTTGGACAGTGAAACCGAATCCCCTGAGCTGCAGCTGGTCTGAGCTCCAGCGCCGTGCATTGTTCTGCCAGAGGCGTGCGTTCACAAACTTCTGCTCTGCCCCTCGGGTGCAGGTGGATGCAGGGGCCACTGGCCGGGCCCCAGGTGCTGAGagtcaggagggggaggggctgtggggtcTCCTGGGAATGGGGCCACTCCCTGGGGTCCACCCAGGTGGTCATTGTGCAGAGGATGCTGAGAAGGGGAGAGACAGCCTTGACAATGCAGGTGATGATGACTGTCACTCCAGGACACAGCAGAAGCTGAGGGCAAGGCCAGAACCCTGGAAATGAGCACCCTGATGAGGAGCTAGGGGCAGGGACAGCCCAGGGAAAGGGCAGAGTGATGGGATCCGCGCAGAAACACAGGTTCCTGCGGGCCCCCCCATGCGTCCCTGTCGCTGCCTAGTCTTCGGTCTGTGCCTGGTTCTACTGGAAAGGAAACTGCAAGGCCCTAGTCCACCCAGTGGGTGCCAGTCACAGGCCCTCCTTACGGACTGATAACCGTGTAGGCGTGGTGGCTTAGTGGAGGAGCTTTCTTCCTGGTCCcagcttttctcttctctctcagagGTCATTGGAAATTCAGTGAATCACATGGTGGTTTACTCATGTTTACATGCTACCTTCTCTGCTGGCTCACGACCAAATTCTCTGCCCAAGTAATGGTTTCCCTCAGAACCTCAGCTCAGAGCGTCAGCTCAGAGCGTTAGCCTGTGAATTCCTGACGAAGGAACGGACCTGCATGCGTGTTGCCCATGGTCTCCGAGGTTTCCTTGGAGGAAGAAATGGTGTGCTGGCCGAGGCTGGAGCTCTCTCTCCGCAGAGGGTGCCCAGCTGCCACAGTGCCCCAGAACGGGAGGGCCTCAAGCCTTGGGGGCAGAGGCTTGTGGAAGTAAAACCCCAGACATCTCCTCCAGGGCCCATCAGGATGTGTAACCGAAATGGAAGGCTGGTTTGCTGACCAATCCTGCAATTGTCCGGGTTGCTTAGAGGAGGATCAGCCTCCCTTCAGGGGGACGGGGACTCTCCAGGAGCTCTGACAGGTGTGGTGGGAGGACCCTGTTCGTGGGGGTGCACATGCAGCAGGCTTTTAGGGAGTGCTTTCTCTACGGGGAAGCAGCAGGCGCTGACCCCCTGGGGTCCACGCCACCGGAGAGGGCACAgc
This window encodes:
- the MTHFS gene encoding 5-formyltetrahydrofolate cyclo-ligase isoform X2 codes for the protein MQDEIETEEIIKDIFQQGKTCFIPRYQFQSSHMDMVKLASPEEISSLPKTSWNIHQPGEGEVREEALITGGLDLIIMPGLGFDKQGNRLGRGKGYYDTYLKRCAQQHTKPYTMALAFKEQICLQVPVDDHDVKVDEVLYEDASAP